The following coding sequences lie in one Alosa alosa isolate M-15738 ecotype Scorff River chromosome 21, AALO_Geno_1.1, whole genome shotgun sequence genomic window:
- the LOC125286258 gene encoding heat shock protein 30-like produces MLSLHGFQLSLSPFVDFYWPVHSIWPQVRPLDIHTDLMLRNMEGMPSSLELLKNLQHHIFQEIDQIPASEELHPLPWNLEKKGDGFALTLDTKDFSPEELSVKQVGNKLQVSGKSEKRHEDGKGSYSYRVQAFRREFDLPEGVTPEAVTCSLAEGKLHIEAPGKQTPSISERVVPINCKTADSTEQLEKMTKEDNATDADEMKQ; encoded by the coding sequence ATGTTGAGCCTTCACGGATTCCAGCTCTCCCTCAGCCCCTTTGTGGACTTCTACTGGCCCGTCCACAGTATCTGGCCTCAGGTCCGACCTCTGGACATTCACACAGATCTTATGCTGAGAAACATGGAAGGTATGCCAAGCAGTCTGGAGCTCCTGAAGAATCTTCAGCACCACATCTTCCAGGAGATTGACCAAATCCCAGCTTCAGAGGAGCTTCATCCACTTCCTTGGAACCTTGAGAAGAAGGGAGATGGTTTTGCTCTGACGCTGGACACTAAAGACTTTTCTCCTGAAGAGCTGTCAGTCAAACAGGTGGGCAACAAGCTACAAGTGAGCGGCAAATCTGAGAAGAGACACGAAGATGGAAAAGGCTCCTACTCCTACAGGGTCCAGGCCTTCAGGAGGGAGTTTGATCTCCCAGAAGGGGTGACTCCTGAGGCTGTGACCTGCAGTTTAGCAGAGGGAAAGCTTCACATTGAAGCACCAGGAAAACAGACGCCTTCCATCTCTGAGAGGGTAGTGCCCATCAACTGCAAAACAGCGGATTCCACAGAACAGTTGGAGAAGATGACAAAAGAGGACAACGCCACCGATGCAGACGAGATGAAGCAGTAA
- the LOC125286393 gene encoding heat shock protein 30-like: MLSLHGFQLSLSPFVDFYWPVRSIWPQVRPLDIHTDLMLRNMEGMPSSLELLKNLQHHIFQEIDQIPASEELHPLPWNLEKKGDGFALTLDTKDFSPEELSVKQVGNKLQVSGKSEKRHEDGKGSYSYRVQAFRREFDLPEGVTPEAVTCSLAEGKLHIEAPGKQTPSISERVVPINCKTADSTEQLEKMTKEDNATDADEMKQ, encoded by the coding sequence ATGTTGAGCCTTCACGGATTCCAGCTCTCCCTCAGCCCCTTTGTGGACTTCTACTGGCCCGTCCGCAGTATCTGGCCTCAGGTCCGACCTCTGGACATTCACACAGATCTTATGCTGAGAAACATGGAAGGTATGCCAAGCAGTCTGGAGCTCCTGAAGAATCTTCAGCACCACATCTTCCAGGAGATTGACCAAATCCCAGCTTCAGAGGAGCTTCATCCACTTCCTTGGAACCTTGAGAAGAAGGGAGATGGTTTTGCTCTGACGCTGGACACTAAAGACTTTTCTCCTGAAGAGCTGTCAGTCAAACAGGTGGGCAACAAGCTACAAGTGAGCGGCAAATCTGAGAAGAGACACGAAGATGGAAAAGGCTCCTACTCCTACAGGGTCCAGGCCTTCAGGAGGGAGTTTGATCTCCCAGAAGGGGTGACTCCTGAGGCTGTGACCTGCAGTTTAGCAGAGGGAAAGCTTCACATTGAAGCACCAGGAAAACAGACGCCTTCCATCTCTGAGAGGGTAGTGCCCATCAACTGCAAAACAGCGGATTCCACAGAACAGTTGGAGAAGATGACAAAAGAGGACAACGCCACCGATGCAGACGAGATGAAGCAGTAA
- the matr3l1.1 gene encoding matrin 3-like 1.1 gives MSQNHPYRSSRTGYRSQDDFYEDPGSQYTGQRDVYQRPEDLPHPQSYQPSSRDQPSSRAMETHTSLRPDVLNILDSCGLEPSDLSLLAEMPEDLITVETLPHLLKKLRDSKKPGPVPPASASHFTTSAPGPAPLPAYERKRLSTSTEYRPVHSPHPAPASSRNLRETWQDHNLDQRHTSVSAHHSRQGVTSSYAVEYGHSRRENLHHDHSASYSAEPRQGRISASSRRDIDYRQKPVVDDGEPPYFPKKDVHHTLPSKKEASDFHGRTPSVFPYACQLCNMVVLSNKDWNQHVNTAQHADSQLKLLQRYPAWDCHISSVRSGDPPTRPTAHDRAKTTAHDRAKTTAHDRAKTARPQKRSSQSIEGPPKNEKRPNLKKVKEKPKIVGKVISVKYAAKSIDEEYIRRLLGQFGAIIKIIMFPSLAFVEMGSNDQAGDIEKYFTSNPLEVEGSQVVFTISEAFKFLKSSKVVCFSPLPAGEGLTSELTAIAKRFGPVKNTLFLPSRAYVEMTNAADAEAMVNHHASQPLKLKGTVIQVDYSSEYETLKDCAPEKSTKCKSPEKHTRRSHRSRSQSRSPRRKSRDRKDSKETTHSSQSQKDSKERTHSSSHHRSSSAPKEEKPKGKSQDSPPKPVPRKVSEGKVSTDKEGKTSEEVKPPGALEAHNSDSDSDLEGVAVIAEDDEMEGVEILDAVDSDGIEVEEEDDEQVASRDGDQDGEQETEEAEVQEKAAAEVESEPAEEKLSSEGSNRVSRSEKSEACEEATESGALVSSSSKEEHKAQRTAEGSEKGETHSQSEKEVIEVTSGGDQENEELNESTAQDVEDTAGNKEEAPQDMEDGSAEMEQVADEEEEFDFPESLENLITLDEIDDEDSSDEQDAKKSQSSVLDQRVICLRNLPQAYYTDEEFWKIGKRYGKVARYFLIRNRCEGFIEMENGDDAKKAVSDLTRRKFIFHNYALEVALSWKYKKLVNAWVPEPEKKDKHQCSKSSESRERSRSRSSSKSKSQSKQSPTESKDKKSDQNKKLREDSEASAEKPSETSKNQEKSSPNKDSSQKAGEESQSPVREESVSTDKAATNKETTVAQPIKAKQDEDDGLSQYQPNNPVGQEFVRPVVGYFCNLCNIIYATEEEAKNEHCSSLPHFQKFKEHLEKTKT, from the exons ATGTCTCAGAACCATCCATATAGAAGTTCGCGGACTGGATACAGATCTCAAGACGACTTCTATGAAGACCCCGGTTCACAGTACACTGGGCAGAGAGATGTTTACCAAAGACCTGAAGACCTCCCTCACCCCCAGAGTTACCAACCTTCCAGCCGTGACCAACCTTCCAGTCGTGCTATGGAAACCCACACATCTTTGAGACCTGATGTCCTCAATATTCTTGATAGCTGTGGGCTAGAGCCCAGTGACCTCTCTCTCCTCGCTGAAATGCCAGAGGACCTCATCACCGTTGAGACCCTACCCCATCTGCTGAAAAAGCTGAGGGACAGTAAAAAGCCTGGTCCTGTGCCTCCTGCTTCTGCCTCCCATTTCACCACCAGTGCTCCAGGACCAGCACCTCTGCCAGCCTATGAGAGGAAGCGGCTTTCTACTTCCACAGAGTACCGGCCAGTTCACTCGCCTCATCCCGCTCCTGCCAGCTCACGCAATCTCAGAGAGACGTGGCAAGATCACAACCTTGACCAAAGGCATACCAGCGTTTCTGCTCACCATTCTCGACAAGGGGTCACCTCTAGCTATGCGGTAGAGTATGGTCATTCTAGACGTGAAAATTTGCATCATGACCATTCTGCAAGCTACAGCGCAGAACCAAGACAGGGCCGCATTTCAGCTTCTTCCCGGCGTGACATTGACTACCGACAGAAGCCTGTGGTTGATGATGGTGAACCACCGTATTTCCCGAAGAAGGACGTGCACCACACATTGCCATCGAAGAAAGAGGCATCAGATTTTCATGGCAGAACTCCATCTGTTTTCCCATACGCCTGCCAACTCTGCAACATGGTTGTACTTTCTAACAAG GACTGGAATCAACACGTAAATACTGCTCAACATGCTGACAGTCAGCTCAAGCTGCTGCAGAG GTATCCAGCATGGGACTGCCACATCAGTTCAGTCAGAAG CGGGGATCCTCCTACAAGACCAACTGCCCATGATCGTGCAAAAACAACTGCCCATGATCGTGCAAAAACAACTGCCCATGATCGTGCAAAAACTGCAAGACCACAGAAGAGATCTAGCCAGTCCATTG AAGGACCCcctaaaaatgaaaaaagacccaatctgaaaaaagtgaaagaaaaaCCCAAG ATTGTCGGCAAAGTTATTTCTGTCAAATATGCTGCCAAAAGTATTGATGAGGAGTATATAAGGAGGCTCCTGGGACAGTTTGGGGCTATCATCAAAATTATAATGTTCCCGTCATTG GCATTTGTGGAAATGGGCTCTAATGATCAAGCCGGAGATATTGAAAAATACTTCACTTCAAATCCATTGGAAGTGGAGGGAAGTCAGGTTGTCTTCACTATATCAGAAGCATTTAAGTTTCTTAAG AGTTCCAAGGTGGTGTGTTTCTCACCCTTACCTGCTGGAGAAGGACTGACCAGTGAGCTTACAGCCATTGCAAAACGATTTGGTCCTGTGAAGAACACCCTGTTTTTACCTTCTCGG GCCTATGTAGAAATGACCAATGCAGCAGATGCAGAAGCCATGGTAAATCATCATGCCTCCCAACCATTGAAACTGAAAGGGACTGTTATTCAAGTGGACTACTCCTCAGAGTATGAAACACTGAA GGATTGTGCACCTGAGAAAAGTACAAAATGTAAATCCCCTGAAAAGCACACTAGGAGAAGTCACAGATCCAGAAGCCAATCTCGAAGTCCCAGGAGGAAGTCCAGAGACCGAAAAGACTCGAAAGAGACAACACATTCTTCCCAAAGCCAGAAAGATTCAAAGGAGAGAACACATTCATCATCACACCATCGAAGCAGCTCTGCTCCAAAAGAGGAGAAGCCCAAAGGGAAATCTCAAGATTCTCCCCCAAAGCCAGTTCCTCGGAAGGTTTCTGAAGGGAAGGTGAGCACTGACAAGGAGGGCAAAACAAGTGAGGAAGTAAAGCCGCCTGGAGCCTTGGAAGCACACAACTCTGACAGTGACTCAGACCTGGAGGGAGTAGCAGTGATCGCAGAGGACGACGAAATGGAGGGCGTGGAAATTCTCGATGCAGTGGACTCCGATGGGattgaggtggaggaggaggatgacgaGCAGGTGGCCTCCAGAGACGGAGATCAAGATGGAGAGCAAGAAACGGAGGAGGCCGAAGTCCAGGAGAAGGCAGCAGCTGAGGTTGAGTCTGAACCTGCAGAAGAGAAACTCTCATCTGAGGGCTCAAACAGAGTTAGTCGTTCAGAGAAATCAGAAGCGTGTGAAGAGGCGACAGAGAGTGGGGCGTTGGTGTCCTCTAGCAGTAAGGAGGAACACAAGGCACAACGCACTGCAGAGGGATCCGAAAAAGGAGAGACTCATTCTCAGTCTGAAAAAGAAGTCATAGAAGTGACCTCTGGAGGAGATCAGGAGAATGAGGAACTAAATGAGAGCACAGCTCAGGACGTGGAAGACACAGCCGGAAACAAGGAGGAGGCACCACAAGACATGGAGGATGGGTCAGCAGAGATGGAGCAGGTCGCAGATGAGGAG GAAGAATTTGATTTTCCAGAGAGCCTTGAGAACTTGATTACTTTAGATGAGATTGATGATGAGGATTCATCAGATGAACAAG ATGCAAAGAAATCACAAAGTTCG GTTTTAGATCAGAGAGTCATCTGCCTCAGGAATTTGCCACAGGCATATTACACAGACGAAGAGTTTTGGAAGATTGGGAAGAGGTATGGAAAGGTGGCGCGCTACTTCCTGATTCGAAATCGATGCGAG GGCTTCATTGAAATGGAGAATGGTGATGATGCGAAGAAAGCAGTGAGCGACTTGACACGAAGGAAATTTATATTTCACAATTATGCCTTGGAGGTTGCACTCTCTTGGAAATACAAGAAACTTGTCAATGC ATGGGTTCCCGAACCtgagaaaaaagacaaacaccaGTGCAGCAAAAGCAGTGAGAGCAGAGAAAGGAGCCGGTCACGCTCAAGTTCCAAATCCAAGTCCCAGTCGAAGCAGTCTCCAACAGAATCCAAGGACAAGAAATCTGATCAAAACAAGAAGCTTCGAGAGGATTCAGAAGCTTCGGCAGAAAAGCCCAGTGAGACTTCCAAGAACCAAGAAAAAAGTAGTCCAAACAAAGATTCCTCACAAAAGGCCGGGGAGGAGAGCCAATCGCCTGTCAGAGAG GAGTCTGTGAGCACTGACAAGGCAGCCACCAACAAAGAGACCACAGTGGCACAGCCCATCAAGGCAAAGCAAGACGAAGATGATGGTCTTAGCCAATACCAGCCAAACAATCCTGTCG GGCAGGAGTTTGTGCGACCTGTCGTGGGATACTTCTGTAACTTGTGCAACATCATCTATGCCACCGAAGAAGAGGCCAAAAATGAACACTGCAGTAGCCTGCCTCATTTCCAGAAGTTTAAG GAGCATTTGGAAAAGACGAAGACCTGA
- the matr3l1.2 gene encoding matrin 3-like 1.2, with protein sequence MSQKIPGDSAQKGFAVGRGLLAAAETLNYSMGEHSSNSLYGSTSRPMSNMARGPGGGQGKDHDPQLSRRVGSHLSNTMKLFASLGLSPTDLDELAQVPEENISVETLPNLIMQLKNRKVEASRRMSGDPRDMSALSPETSYRPSRDNWGDMQEGHLDPSMGQATGRGAQGDFGYGSMQDMSSRGYDRIDYGHTGASNGNRDRQYSELSHDSYRGLGMGSSSTPDSMLMQRRMGSPSQGKVQDFLGVMPHMFPHVCSLCDFDVHSTMEWNQHTNGLRHSENCRLLLQMYPDWDPHMPSTRVSGPRPMDTPNRSDGLLGAAPRGPGLQRGGMSSGWGSDSGYGFSNKSQSLPGPGKVRRGRVVVIKYDRKPLSSNSLFALAKPFGTIREHLVLKKKAFLEMATHEEALAVAEFYQRKPAIVHGKEVQVYLSREIAVIDKSQNEKEPTDPKGRQSQVVFFSNLPRDHEKKSELLTVARRFGTVEKHLFLNGEAFIQMETPDDAEMLVKYYTLNPLTIRGKSIRLNICTKYKTLTVNPGRGGQGRDRKGNSSISKTSSKSQRSSTASKGKESTSEKADTSQAAEEEDDAQAEGSGDEVAGVMEGDDQEEGDQDPDQDVQMEEPAAAEKAGQPESEENAEEEGDVKPSGEVEGDEEADADAASQEKAQEEEKEGTSKDNAAQEEEEEEEAAEPSHSTETGKDTEANEGAQDDGVAEEPSEDQTGEPDFPENMDEFVTLDELADEDDGDRLDSKSRGRDSSGSSRKSGGLRVVNVVGFRRGIDYLDEILSLAKPFGKVVRHLVLNVRPEAFLELSNEQEARAMVSFYNSNVLPSVCGKAVKIYHSQTYATIQSGKVIYVGQIPYFKTSDATLLKIAEPFGKIRRYYMNRSRNECFIEMERGEDAEAMAEAYKNNPPKFQGKRLTVYMSRKYKQLKHGHRPPSPEPEEKRPPKRERTAADGQNTGDSPVKAAAKKDEQPPAKKLKEDKEAEQPDTAQTSTAEVPSEQPEESAKEEEEGEDEGEAEKKEEKQDNTDDQKINAEEDSKNGAVEPPAASSSEDAPKTEEAAPTEPAEKKPELTPLTLGAYEPNIPVGVEFVKMGYYCRVCFLFYSNEETAKKTHCSSKAHYEKLKKHLEKDKAKALSSGVKN encoded by the exons ATGTCCCAGAAGATTCCGGGCGACAGTGCTCAGAAAGGCTTTGCGGTAGGGCGCGGGCTACTTGCCGCTGCTGAAACGTTGAATTACAGCATGGGAGAGCATAGCTCGAACAGCCTTTATGGCTCCACTTCTCGACCAATGAGCAACATGGCTAGAGGCCCAGGAGGCGGACAAGGAAAAGACCATGACCCTCAGCTCTCCCGTCGTGTGGGCAGTCACCTTAGCAACACTATGAAGCTGTTCGCCAGCCTTGGTCTGTCGCCCACAGACTTGGATGAGCTGGCTCAAGTTCCAGAGGAGAACATCAGTGTGGAAACTTTGCCCAATCTTATCATGCAGCTTAAGAACAGGAAGGTGGAGGCCAGCCGCCGCATGTCTGGTGACCCTAGGGACATGTCCGCCCTCTCCCCAGAAACCTCATACCGACCAAGTAGAGACAACTGGGGAGATATGCAGGAAGGGCACCTGGACCCCTCCATGGGGCAAGCAACAGGCCGCGGTGCACAAGGCGACTTTGGTTACGGTTCCATGCAAGACATGTCCTCTCGAGGGTATGACCGAATCGATTATGGCCACACTGGTGCCAGCAATGGCAACCGAGACCGTCAGTATTCTGAGCTTTCCCATGACTCTTACCGTGGGCTTGGCATGGGCTCCTCTTCAACACCTGACAGCATGCTTATGCAGAGAAGAATGGGGTCCCCTTCCCAGGGTAAAGTGCAGGACTTCTTGGGAGTCATGCCCCACATGTTTCCACATGTGTGTTCCCTTTGTGACTTTGATGTGCATTCTACCATG GAATGGAACCAGCataccaatggcttacgccatTCAGAAAACTGCAGACTCCTCTTGCAGAT gtaccCAGATTGGGATCCTCACATGCCTTCCACCAGAGT CTCGGGGCCGCGTCCGATGGACACACCCAACCGTTCCGATGGCCTTCTGGGGGCTGCCCCAAGAGGACCTGGGCTACAGAGAGGGGGCATGAGTTCCGGCTGGG GGTCTGATTCTGGCTATGGATTTTCAAATAAATCTCAGTCGCTTCCTGGACCTGGAAAG GTCAGAAGAGGCAGAGTTGTGGTGATAAAATATGACCGGAAGCCACTGTCGTCAAACAGCCTTTTTGCTCTAGCAAAACCTTTTGGGACTATTCGTGAGCATTTAGTGCTCAAGAAGAAG GCCTTCCTTGAAATGGCGACTCATGAAGAGGCTCTGGCTGTAGCTGAGTTCTATCAGAGGAAACCTGCAATTGTGCATGGAAAGGAAGTCCAGGTGTATTTGTCCAGAGAGATCGCTGTTATTGAT AAAAGTCAAAATGAGAAGGAACCTACGGACCCTAAAGGCAGACAAAGTcaagttgtttttttctcaaatCTACCAAGAGATCATGAGAAGAAGTCAGAGTTGCTCACAGTCGCCCGTCGATTTGGCACGGTTGAGAAGCACCTGTTCTTGAACGGCGAG GCATTTATTCAAATGGAAACTCCGGATGATGCAGAAATGTTAGTGAAATACTACACCTTGAACCCTCTGACCATCAGAGGGAAAAGCATCCGCTTGAACATCTGCACTAAATACAAGACCCTAAC GGTGAATCCTGGCAGGGGTGGCCAAGGCAGGGACAGGAAGGGCAACAGCTCCATTTCCAAAACGTCATCTAAGAGCCAGAGGTCCTCCACTGCCTCCAAAGGCAAGGAGAGCACGTCCGAGAAGGCTGACACATCCCAGGCCGCCGAAGAGGAGGATGATGCCCAGGCAGAAGGATCGGGCGACGAAGTGGCCGGGGTCATGGAAGGGGACGACCAAGAGGAAGGTGACCAGGACCCTGACCAGGATGTGCAGATGGAGGAGCCTGCCGCCGCAGAAAAGGCCGGCCAGCCCGAATCGGAGGAGAACGCCGAGGAGGAGGGTGATGTCAAGCCCTCCGGCGAAGTGGAGGGTGACGAAGAAGCTGACGCTGACGCAGCTTCACAAGAGAAAGCccaggaggaggaaaaagagggCACCTCAAAGGACAACGctgcacaggaggaggaggaggaggaggaggcagccgAGCCGTCTCACTCGACGGAGACGGGCAAAGACACGGAAGCAAATGAGGGGGCTCAGGATGACGGTGTTGCCGAGGAGCCATCAGAGGACCAG ACTGGTGAGCCAGATTTCCCTGAGAACATGGATGAGTTTGTTACTCTGGACGAGTTAGCTGATGAAGACGATGGAGACCGACTCGATTCAAAGTCTAGAGGAAGGGACTCATCAG GAAGCTCAAGGAAGAGTGGG GGACTGAGAGTTGTCAATGTCGTTGGATTCAGAAGAGGCATTGATTATCTTGACGAAATCCTGTCACTCGCCAAGCCATTTGGGAAAGTTGTCCGTCACCTGGTTCTGAATGTTCGGCCAGAG GCTTTCCTGGAGCTCTCAAATGAGCAAGAAGCAAGGGCTATGGTCAGTTTCTACAACAGTAATGTGCTCCCGTCTGTGTGTGGCAAAGCAGTGAAGATTTACCATTCTCAGACTTATGCAACCATTCAG AGCGGCAAAGTCATATATGTAGGACAAATCCCATACTTCAAAACATCAGACGCGACCCTCCTGAAAATTGCAGAGCCATTTGGAAAGATCAGACGCTACTATATGAATCGATCTCGCAATGAG TGTTTCATTGAAATGGAGAGGGGGGAAGATGCTGAGGCGATGGCAGAGGCCTACAAGAACAATCCACCCAAATTCCAAGGAAAACGTCTGACTGTCTACATGAGCAGGAAATACAAACAACTCAAACATGG ACACAGACCGCCGAGCCCAGAGCCTGAGGAGAAACGGCCGCCGAAGAGGGAGCGCACGGCCGCAGACGGGCAGAACACGGGCGACTCGCCCGTCAAGGCTGCTGCCAAGAAAGACGAGCAGCCTCCCGCCAAGAAGCTGAAGGAGGACAAGGAGGCCGAGCAGCCGGACACGGCGCAGACGTCAACGGCAGAAGTGCCCAGTGAACAGCCTGAGGAGAGTgcgaaggaggaggaagagggggaggacgAAGGGGAAGCGgagaagaaggaagagaagCAGGACAACACAGATGACCAAAAAATAAATGCTGAAGAG GACTCCAAAAATGGAGCCGTTGAACCACCAGCGGCCTCTTCCAGTGAGGATGCCCCAAAGACCGAAGAGGCGGCCCCCACTGAGCCTGCTGAGAAAAAACCTGAGCTTACCCCACTTACTCTTGGTGCATATGAGCCTAACATCCCTGTTG GTGTGGAGTTTGTGAAGATGGGTTACTACTGCCGAGTGTGCTTCCTCTTCTACTCTAATGAGGAGACTGCTAAGAAGACTCACTGCAGCAGCAAGGCCCACTATGAGAAACTAAAG AAACACCTTGAAAAGGATAAAGCAAAAGCACTGAGCTCTGGCGTGAAGAActga